From Gemmobacter sp., the proteins below share one genomic window:
- a CDS encoding branched-chain amino acid ABC transporter permease: MILVDAIVQGILVGGLYALFALGLSLTFGIMRLVNIAHGDFIVLGAYVALTVIGATGLHPVLALGLAVPLMAGMGYAIQRFALNRTLGPDILPPILVTFGLAVVIQNVLLTVFSSDTRRLSAGAVEAQSVSLAGVTVGVLPLLTLAAAVALIAGLEWLFAKSRIGRTFRATSDDAETARMMGVNTAHVFAAAMALSFALIAVAGVLLAMRSNFDPFSGPARLIYGFEAVIIGGLGNLWGTLAGGVVLGVAQSLGAQISPAFQALAGHLVFFLILALKPRGLFPRMD; the protein is encoded by the coding sequence ATGATCCTTGTCGACGCCATCGTGCAGGGCATCCTTGTCGGCGGGCTATATGCCCTGTTCGCGCTGGGGCTGAGCCTGACCTTCGGCATCATGCGGCTGGTCAACATCGCGCATGGCGATTTCATCGTGCTGGGCGCCTATGTCGCGCTGACGGTGATCGGCGCCACCGGGCTGCATCCGGTGCTGGCGCTGGGGCTGGCGGTGCCGCTGATGGCGGGCATGGGCTATGCCATCCAGCGCTTTGCGCTGAACCGCACGCTGGGGCCCGACATCCTGCCGCCGATCCTGGTCACCTTCGGGCTGGCGGTGGTGATCCAGAACGTGCTGCTGACGGTGTTCTCCAGCGACACCCGCCGCCTCTCGGCCGGTGCGGTCGAGGCGCAAAGCGTCTCGCTTGCCGGGGTGACCGTCGGCGTGCTGCCGCTCCTGACGCTGGCGGCGGCGGTGGCGCTGATCGCGGGGCTGGAATGGCTGTTCGCCAAAAGCCGGATCGGGCGGACCTTCCGCGCCACCTCGGACGATGCCGAGACGGCGCGGATGATGGGCGTGAACACCGCCCATGTCTTTGCCGCCGCCATGGCGCTGTCCTTCGCGCTGATCGCGGTGGCGGGGGTGCTGCTGGCGATGCGGTCGAACTTCGACCCGTTCTCGGGCCCGGCCCGGCTGATCTACGGCTTCGAGGCGGTCATCATCGGCGGCCTGGGCAACCTGTGGGGCACGCTGGCGGGCGGCGTCGTGCTGGGGGTCGCGCAATCGCTGGGCGCCCAGATCTCGCCCGCCTTCCAGGCGCTGGCCGGGCATCTGGTGTTCTTCCTCATCCTCGCGCTGAAGCCGCGCGGGCTGTTCCCCCGGATGGACTGA
- a CDS encoding ABC transporter ATP-binding protein has product MADILGLHGLRSGYGDFQALFDVSFALREGTLLGLVGANGAGKSTLFKAILGVLPRERGMVTFRGQPIGDRSPEAMAQLGIAIVPEGRRLFRSLSVEENLRLAGEYGRRGDWTLERVYGLFPILRDRARQPATQMSGGQQQMVAIGRALMANPSVILFDEISLGLAPIVVADVYAAMPAIAASGISAIVVEQDVNRVLRMAQDLVCLNEGRVVLSGRAADLTKAQITAAYFGE; this is encoded by the coding sequence ATGGCTGACATCCTGGGCCTGCATGGCCTGAGGTCCGGTTACGGCGATTTCCAGGCGCTGTTCGACGTCTCGTTCGCGCTGCGCGAAGGCACGCTTCTGGGGCTGGTGGGCGCCAACGGCGCCGGGAAATCGACGCTGTTCAAGGCGATCCTGGGCGTGCTGCCGCGCGAACGCGGGATGGTCACCTTCCGCGGCCAGCCCATCGGCGACCGCAGCCCCGAGGCGATGGCGCAACTGGGCATCGCCATCGTGCCCGAAGGGCGGCGGCTGTTCCGCTCGCTCTCGGTCGAGGAGAACCTGCGGCTGGCGGGCGAATACGGCCGGCGCGGCGACTGGACGCTGGAACGGGTCTACGGGCTGTTTCCCATCCTGCGCGACCGCGCGCGCCAGCCCGCGACGCAGATGTCGGGCGGCCAGCAGCAGATGGTCGCCATCGGCCGGGCGCTGATGGCCAACCCCAGCGTGATCCTGTTCGACGAAATCTCGCTGGGCCTCGCCCCCATCGTGGTCGCCGATGTCTATGCCGCGATGCCCGCGATCGCCGCCAGCGGGATTTCCGCCATCGTGGTGGAACAGGACGTCAACCGCGTGCTGCGCATGGCGCAGGATCTGGTCTGCCTGAACGAGGGCCGGGTGGTCCTGTCGGGCCGGGCCGCAGACCTGACCAAGGCGCAGATCACCGCCGCTTATTTCGGAGAATGA
- a CDS encoding ABC transporter ATP-binding protein translates to MPQTVLALSAESLDKSYGALKVAQGVSLSVPEHAALGIIGPNGAGKTTLFNLITGTARADAGRIALFGQDITAMDARARCLAGISRSFQVPQPFSGLTVYENVLVAAAFGRGLRESDARAPACAALERTGLAAKANLPAGRLTLLDRKRLELARALATGPRLLLLDEIAGGMTEAECHELVDLIRQIRAEGVTIVWIEHVLHALLSVVDRVLVLDFGKVIAEGAPDAILSDPQVAAIYLGPGEEAHHG, encoded by the coding sequence ATGCCACAGACCGTCCTGGCCTTGTCGGCCGAGTCGCTGGACAAATCCTATGGCGCGCTCAAGGTCGCGCAGGGGGTCAGCCTCTCGGTCCCCGAACATGCCGCGCTGGGGATCATCGGGCCGAACGGCGCGGGCAAGACCACGCTGTTCAACCTGATCACCGGGACGGCGCGCGCGGACGCGGGGCGGATCGCGCTGTTCGGGCAGGACATCACCGCGATGGATGCCCGCGCCCGCTGCCTGGCGGGCATCAGCCGCAGCTTTCAGGTGCCGCAGCCGTTTTCCGGCCTGACGGTCTATGAAAACGTGCTGGTCGCCGCCGCCTTCGGGCGGGGATTGCGGGAATCCGATGCCCGCGCCCCCGCCTGCGCGGCGCTGGAGCGCACCGGGCTGGCGGCCAAGGCGAACCTTCCCGCCGGGCGCCTGACGCTGCTGGACCGCAAGCGGCTGGAACTGGCGCGCGCGCTGGCGACCGGCCCGCGCCTGCTGCTGCTGGACGAGATCGCGGGCGGCATGACCGAGGCGGAGTGCCACGAACTGGTGGATCTCATCCGCCAGATCCGGGCCGAGGGCGTGACCATCGTCTGGATCGAACATGTGCTGCACGCGCTGTTGTCGGTGGTGGACCGGGTGCTGGTGCTGGACTTCGGCAAGGTGATCGCCGAGGGCGCCCCCGATGCCATCCTGTCCGACCCGCAGGTCGCGGCGATCTATCTGGGCCCGGGCGAGGAGGCGCATCATGGCTGA
- a CDS encoding ABC transporter substrate-binding protein — MSRYSNSLWSRRRVLGTGAAALAAPVIAPRRAWAQGNEIRVGWVSPTTGPIAAFGAADDFVLGQLEAKLAKGVEINGTVRPIRLIRRDSQSNPNRAAEVASQLILDEEVHLMLCSSTADTVLPVTDQCELNEVPSVSTDTPWDAFFFARGGDPAKGFDWTYHFFWGAGQVVDCYASLWNQLDTNKRVGLLLSNDSDGVAMSHPEIGMAAMVRKAGFEVVDGGLFQPLSDDYSAQIARMRDAGVDIMTGVFLPPDWTTFWVQSAQQGFKPKAASIAKALLFPTAVEALGPLGEGLSTEVWWSPDHPYPSSLTGESSADLAAAYTRATGRQWIQPMGYKHALVETALDILGRCADPTDSGAMMEAIRGTDLTTLVGRVNWQNGPVPNACPTPVVGGQWTKGEAAPFDLKIAENAQAPEIAVQRPFHALN, encoded by the coding sequence ATGTCTCGCTATTCCAACTCCTTGTGGTCGCGCCGCCGCGTGCTGGGGACCGGGGCCGCCGCCCTGGCCGCGCCGGTGATCGCGCCGCGTCGTGCCTGGGCGCAGGGCAATGAAATCCGCGTGGGCTGGGTCAGCCCGACCACCGGCCCGATCGCGGCCTTCGGCGCCGCCGACGACTTCGTGCTGGGCCAGCTGGAGGCAAAGCTGGCCAAGGGGGTGGAAATCAACGGCACCGTGCGGCCCATCCGGCTGATCCGCCGCGACAGCCAGTCGAACCCCAACCGTGCCGCCGAGGTCGCCTCTCAGCTGATCCTGGACGAGGAGGTGCATCTGATGCTGTGTTCCTCGACCGCCGACACCGTGCTGCCGGTCACCGACCAGTGCGAGCTGAACGAGGTGCCGAGCGTGTCGACCGATACGCCGTGGGACGCCTTCTTCTTCGCCCGCGGCGGCGATCCGGCCAAGGGCTTCGACTGGACCTATCACTTCTTCTGGGGCGCCGGGCAGGTGGTGGATTGCTACGCCTCGCTGTGGAACCAGCTGGACACCAACAAGCGCGTCGGCCTGCTGCTGTCGAACGACAGCGACGGCGTGGCCATGTCGCACCCGGAAATCGGCATGGCGGCGATGGTGCGCAAGGCCGGGTTCGAGGTGGTGGACGGCGGCCTGTTCCAGCCGCTGTCGGACGACTATTCCGCCCAGATCGCCCGCATGCGCGACGCGGGCGTCGATATCATGACCGGGGTGTTCCTGCCGCCGGACTGGACGACCTTCTGGGTGCAATCGGCGCAGCAGGGCTTCAAGCCCAAGGCCGCCAGCATCGCCAAGGCGCTGCTGTTCCCCACCGCCGTCGAGGCGCTGGGGCCGCTGGGCGAAGGGCTGTCGACCGAGGTCTGGTGGTCGCCGGACCATCCCTATCCGTCCAGCCTGACCGGCGAAAGCTCGGCCGACCTGGCCGCCGCCTATACCAGGGCGACCGGGCGGCAGTGGATCCAGCCGATGGGCTACAAGCACGCACTGGTGGAAACCGCGCTGGATATCCTGGGCCGCTGCGCCGACCCCACCGATTCGGGCGCCATGATGGAGGCGATCCGCGGCACCGACCTGACCACGCTGGTCGGCCGGGTGAACTGGCAGAACGGCCCGGTGCCGAACGCCTGCCCCACGCCGGTGGTGGGCGGCCAGTGGACCAAGGGCGAGGCCGCGCCCTTCGATCTCAAGATCGCCGAGAACGCCCAAGCGCCGGAAATCGCCGTTCAGCGCCCGTTCCACGCGCTGAACTGA
- a CDS encoding VOC family protein → MQKVFAPKVFQLGYVALGTPDLARARDHYAETVGMTETDRGHDGESYLSIGYEHHNIVLRQSSSKALDHLGFQLKPGTDLGEFLKDAQAIGLAGQIKSDSQPGIGQLVEITAPGNVAMQFYTDIAAPAPGFKRTGVAPLRLGHVAVISSEGDKLMQFFQEFLGFWFTDTIAGIANFFTCNRDHHVINIVTIPEDRVHHIAFQLKGNASHAMAADTLRARGVKTQWGPSRHTAGHNLAGYHFDPDRVLIELYTDMDTFVPELNMCEARPWHEHYPMRPRNWDLSELNAWGAEFNFNLAQA, encoded by the coding sequence ATGCAGAAAGTATTTGCGCCCAAGGTGTTCCAGCTGGGGTATGTCGCGCTGGGAACCCCCGATCTGGCGCGGGCCCGCGACCACTATGCCGAAACCGTCGGCATGACCGAAACCGACCGCGGCCATGACGGCGAAAGCTATCTCTCGATCGGTTACGAACATCACAACATCGTCCTGCGCCAGTCGTCCTCCAAGGCGCTGGACCATCTGGGCTTCCAGCTGAAACCCGGCACCGACCTGGGCGAATTCCTGAAAGACGCGCAGGCCATCGGGCTTGCGGGCCAGATCAAGTCGGACAGCCAGCCCGGCATCGGCCAGTTGGTCGAGATCACGGCGCCGGGCAATGTTGCCATGCAGTTCTACACCGATATCGCCGCGCCCGCCCCGGGCTTCAAGCGCACGGGCGTGGCGCCCTTGCGGCTGGGCCATGTCGCGGTGATCAGCTCCGAAGGCGACAAGCTGATGCAGTTCTTCCAGGAGTTCCTGGGCTTCTGGTTCACCGATACCATCGCGGGCATCGCGAACTTCTTCACCTGCAACCGCGATCACCATGTCATCAACATCGTGACCATTCCCGAGGATCGCGTTCACCACATCGCCTTCCAGCTCAAGGGCAACGCCTCGCATGCCATGGCGGCGGACACGCTGCGCGCGCGCGGGGTCAAGACGCAATGGGGCCCCAGCCGCCACACCGCGGGACACAACCTGGCGGGCTATCACTTCGACCCCGACCGCGTGCTGATCGAGCTTTACACCGACATGGATACGTTCGTTCCCGAACTGAACATGTGCGAGGCCCGGCCGTGGCACGAACACTACCCGATGCGCCCGCGCAACTGGGATCTGTCCGAACTGAACGCCTGGGGGGCGGAGTTCAACTTCAACCTGGCGCAGGCCTGA
- a CDS encoding fumarylacetoacetate hydrolase family protein has protein sequence MRLVRFTHDTAGPANGLLVGDKVVPLAALVPDAPASMREVIAGWEAIAPRLAGAEAAAGLPLAAVRLLAPIDAPKKMLAIGLNYADHIEEAKHLGLKIPTEQVWFCKQVNALAGPFDGIELPRVSDKLDYEVELVAVIGKGGRHISRADAPNHVFGYAVGNDVSVRDWQMKTAQWMLGKSFDTHGPVGPAIVTADEIGEPHRLAIRSWVNGELRQNSNLKHLVFDVWAQIEELSKAMTLEPGDLIFTGTPGGVGVGFTPPKFLKAGDVVRCEIEELGAIQNTVVAEA, from the coding sequence ATGAGACTCGTCCGCTTTACCCATGACACCGCCGGGCCGGCGAACGGCCTGCTGGTCGGCGACAAGGTGGTGCCGCTGGCCGCGCTGGTGCCCGACGCCCCCGCCTCGATGCGCGAGGTGATCGCGGGCTGGGAGGCCATCGCCCCCCGCCTGGCGGGCGCCGAAGCCGCCGCCGGTCTGCCGCTGGCCGCTGTCCGGCTGCTGGCGCCCATCGACGCGCCGAAAAAGATGCTGGCCATCGGGCTGAACTACGCCGACCACATCGAGGAGGCCAAGCACCTCGGGCTGAAAATCCCGACCGAACAGGTCTGGTTCTGCAAGCAGGTCAACGCGCTGGCCGGCCCATTTGACGGGATCGAACTGCCCAGGGTCTCGGACAAGCTGGATTACGAGGTCGAGCTGGTCGCGGTGATCGGCAAGGGCGGCCGCCACATCAGCCGCGCGGATGCGCCGAACCATGTCTTCGGCTATGCCGTCGGCAACGACGTCAGCGTGCGCGACTGGCAGATGAAGACCGCGCAATGGATGCTGGGCAAGTCCTTCGACACCCACGGCCCGGTGGGCCCCGCCATCGTCACCGCCGACGAGATCGGCGAGCCGCACCGGCTGGCCATCCGCAGCTGGGTCAACGGCGAGCTGCGGCAGAACTCGAACCTCAAGCATCTGGTGTTCGACGTCTGGGCCCAGATCGAGGAGCTGTCCAAGGCGATGACGCTGGAGCCGGGCGACCTGATCTTCACCGGCACGCCGGGCGGCGTCGGCGTGGGCTTCACGCCGCCGAAGTTCCTCAAGGCGGGCGACGTGGTGCGCTGCGAGATCGAGGAACTGGGCGCCATTCAGAACACCGTGGTGGCGGAAGCCTGA
- a CDS encoding 3-keto-5-aminohexanoate cleavage protein, which yields MSRKIIITCAVTGGIHTPAMSPHLPITPDQITRASVEAAEAGAAIIHLHARDPETGKPDQTPARFMEFLPRIKQQTGAILNITTGGGVGMTMDERLAPALHAAPELASMNMGSFNFHIAGAVRSLRGTPQDWERPYLEGTRNAILSNTFAQIERGMCELGDLGTRFEFECYDVGHLYNLAHFVDLGLVKPPFFVQCIFGISGAIGPDPENLMHMKSTADRLFGKDYLLSVLGAGRHQFPLVTMGAILGGNVRVGLEDNLFLGKGELAPSNAAQVAKIRRIIEELGLSIATPDEARAMLGTKGAGAVNF from the coding sequence ATGTCGCGCAAGATCATCATCACCTGCGCCGTTACCGGGGGCATCCACACCCCGGCGATGTCGCCGCACCTGCCGATCACCCCCGACCAGATCACCCGCGCCTCGGTCGAGGCGGCCGAGGCGGGGGCGGCGATCATCCACCTGCACGCCCGCGACCCGGAAACCGGCAAGCCCGACCAGACGCCCGCGCGGTTCATGGAATTCCTGCCGCGCATCAAGCAGCAGACCGGCGCGATCCTGAACATCACCACCGGCGGCGGCGTCGGCATGACGATGGACGAACGCCTGGCCCCGGCGCTGCACGCGGCGCCGGAACTGGCCTCGATGAACATGGGCTCGTTCAACTTTCACATCGCGGGCGCGGTGCGGTCGTTGCGCGGCACGCCGCAGGATTGGGAACGGCCCTATCTGGAAGGCACCCGCAACGCGATCCTGTCGAACACCTTCGCCCAGATCGAACGCGGGATGTGCGAGCTGGGCGACCTGGGCACCCGGTTCGAGTTCGAATGCTACGATGTCGGCCATCTCTACAACCTCGCGCATTTCGTCGACCTGGGGCTGGTGAAGCCGCCGTTCTTCGTGCAGTGCATCTTCGGCATTTCGGGCGCCATCGGGCCGGACCCGGAAAACCTGATGCACATGAAGTCCACCGCCGACCGGCTGTTCGGCAAGGACTATCTGCTTTCGGTGCTGGGGGCGGGGCGGCACCAGTTCCCGCTGGTCACCATGGGCGCGATCCTGGGCGGCAACGTGCGCGTCGGGCTGGAGGACAACCTGTTCCTGGGCAAGGGCGAGCTTGCGCCGTCGAACGCCGCGCAGGTCGCCAAGATCCGGCGGATCATCGAGGAACTCGGCCTGAGCATCGCCACCCCCGACGAGGCGCGGGCGATGCTGGGCACCAAGGGCGCGGGCGCGGTCAACTTCTGA
- a CDS encoding bifunctional 3-(3-hydroxy-phenyl)propionate/3-hydroxycinnamic acid hydroxylase — protein MTIHTDFDVIQIGYGPVSKVSALLLDRMGWRVGVFERFGEFYALPRAVCVDHEIVRNLHAAGLGQIAESVTDPAPLYRWFNAEWQELLTLNWAVPSVSGGDGVNFIHQPTFELSLHAEALRRNRIALHFERDCVGFTQHPDHVEVRIRDTATGEERSFTARYLIGIDGANSFVRESLGISRTDLGFEADWLVVDFALKAGLTARDLGLVECGQWCNPLRPTTIVPGGTGDGRVYRRWEFMRLPHETREEMGREEKVKELLGDWIKPEQGDLVRHAVYTFRSLIADQWRVGRVFLAGDAAHLMPPFMGQGMCAGLRDVWNLAWKLDRVMAGQAGDALLDSYQPERQPHVTGVVEQSIFLGSIICIPDPAKAAERDAMFLGGNAPPPAPFPHLTGGFLARGADGEPMAAAGKLAPHGTVRLRRRTERLDSLVPPGFVLFLSGAVAAEALSPASRATLDALSARVVQVRSKTGARDDQVADTQGQILSFMQAEGIAAMLVRPDFYIFGGAADAAGLDAVLAQLDAQGRATGLIAA, from the coding sequence ATGACCATACATACCGATTTCGACGTCATCCAGATCGGCTACGGCCCGGTCAGCAAGGTCTCGGCCCTGCTGCTGGACCGCATGGGTTGGCGCGTCGGCGTCTTTGAACGGTTCGGCGAGTTCTACGCCCTGCCGCGCGCGGTCTGCGTCGATCACGAGATCGTGCGCAACCTGCACGCCGCGGGGCTGGGCCAGATCGCCGAGAGCGTCACCGATCCCGCGCCGCTCTACCGCTGGTTCAACGCCGAGTGGCAGGAGCTGCTGACGCTGAACTGGGCCGTGCCCTCGGTCTCGGGCGGCGACGGGGTGAACTTCATCCACCAGCCGACGTTCGAGCTGTCGCTGCACGCCGAGGCGCTGCGCCGCAACCGCATCGCGCTGCATTTCGAACGGGACTGCGTGGGCTTCACCCAGCACCCCGACCATGTGGAGGTCCGCATCCGCGATACCGCCACCGGCGAGGAACGCAGCTTCACCGCGCGCTACCTGATCGGCATCGACGGCGCCAACAGCTTCGTGCGCGAAAGCCTGGGGATCAGCCGCACCGACCTGGGGTTCGAGGCCGACTGGCTGGTGGTGGACTTTGCCCTGAAAGCGGGGCTGACGGCGCGCGACCTGGGGCTGGTGGAATGCGGCCAGTGGTGCAACCCGCTGCGCCCCACCACCATCGTGCCCGGCGGCACCGGCGACGGCCGGGTCTACCGGCGCTGGGAATTCATGCGCCTGCCGCACGAGACCCGCGAGGAGATGGGCCGTGAGGAAAAGGTCAAGGAACTGCTGGGCGACTGGATCAAGCCCGAACAGGGCGATCTGGTGCGCCATGCGGTCTACACCTTCCGCTCGCTGATCGCGGACCAGTGGCGCGTGGGCCGGGTGTTCCTGGCGGGCGATGCCGCGCATCTGATGCCGCCGTTCATGGGGCAGGGCATGTGCGCGGGCCTGCGCGACGTCTGGAACCTGGCGTGGAAGCTGGACCGCGTGATGGCGGGGCAGGCGGGCGACGCGCTGCTCGACAGCTACCAGCCGGAGCGCCAGCCGCATGTGACGGGGGTGGTGGAACAGTCGATCTTCCTCGGCTCGATCATCTGCATCCCGGACCCGGCCAAGGCGGCCGAACGCGACGCGATGTTCCTGGGCGGCAACGCCCCGCCGCCCGCGCCCTTCCCGCATCTGACCGGCGGGTTCCTTGCGCGCGGGGCGGACGGCGAGCCGATGGCGGCGGCAGGCAAGCTCGCCCCCCACGGCACGGTGCGGCTGCGGCGGCGGACGGAACGGCTCGACAGTCTGGTGCCGCCGGGCTTCGTGCTGTTCCTGTCCGGCGCGGTCGCGGCAGAGGCGCTGAGCCCCGCCAGTCGCGCCACGCTGGACGCGCTGTCGGCGCGCGTGGTGCAGGTGCGGTCCAAGACCGGGGCGCGCGACGATCAGGTCGCCGACACCCAGGGCCAGATCCTGTCCTTCATGCAGGCCGAGGGGATCGCGGCCATGCTGGTGCGCCCGGATTTCTACATCTTCGGCGGCGCGGCGGATGCGGCGGGGCTGGACGCGGTGCTGGCGCAACTGGATGCGCAGGGCCGCGCGACCGGCCTGATCGCCGCATGA
- a CDS encoding TRAP transporter large permease, with protein sequence MTPLMLGMVGIAILVAMVMIRVPVAVALGLVGFGGYVALEGFGRAGLILASAPLELASAYGYSVVPLFTLMGAVAAVSGLSSDLFRAAEAALRGARGSSGVAAIMASALFSAISGSSVATALTMSRVSIPEMRAQGYPATLAAGAVAAGGTLGILIPPSLILMIYAIIAQLSIAELFAAALIPGLVLTVLYMAVAFLLGRRHAPEAPANRPAFLPAMARIWHVVLLFTGTIGGIYIGWFTPTEAAAVGALGAILLVLVTRRVTFALLGKTTLDTARLVSTAIFIVMASAVFSYFIVQTGLSDALARGMKASGYGPLGVILLICLAYVVMGCFLDGIAMILITVPILLPLVLSYGIDPVWFGVLLVVLIEIGLVTPPFGMNIFVIKAVSRDLSVIDIYRGAMSFLPAPLVLIALMIAWPDMVLWLPSLLK encoded by the coding sequence ATGACTCCCCTGATGTTGGGCATGGTCGGGATCGCGATCCTGGTCGCAATGGTGATGATCCGGGTGCCGGTCGCCGTGGCGCTGGGGCTGGTGGGCTTCGGCGGCTATGTCGCGTTGGAAGGGTTCGGCCGCGCGGGCCTGATCCTCGCCTCGGCGCCGCTGGAACTGGCGTCGGCCTATGGCTATTCGGTGGTGCCACTGTTCACGCTGATGGGGGCGGTGGCCGCCGTCTCGGGCCTGTCGAGCGACCTGTTCCGCGCTGCCGAGGCCGCCTTGCGCGGGGCGCGCGGATCGTCCGGCGTGGCGGCGATCATGGCTTCGGCGCTGTTCTCGGCGATTTCGGGCTCGTCGGTCGCCACCGCGCTGACCATGAGCCGGGTGTCTATCCCCGAGATGCGGGCGCAGGGCTATCCGGCGACGCTGGCCGCGGGCGCCGTGGCAGCGGGCGGCACGCTGGGCATCCTGATCCCGCCGTCGCTGATCCTGATGATCTACGCCATCATCGCCCAGCTTTCCATCGCCGAGCTGTTCGCCGCCGCGCTGATCCCCGGGCTGGTGCTGACGGTGCTGTATATGGCCGTCGCCTTTCTGCTCGGCCGCCGCCATGCACCCGAGGCCCCGGCGAACCGCCCGGCCTTTCTGCCGGCGATGGCGCGGATCTGGCATGTGGTGCTGCTGTTCACGGGCACCATCGGCGGGATCTACATCGGCTGGTTCACCCCGACCGAGGCGGCAGCCGTCGGCGCCCTGGGGGCGATCCTGCTGGTGCTGGTGACGCGCCGCGTGACCTTCGCGCTGCTGGGCAAGACCACGCTCGACACCGCGCGGCTGGTCTCGACCGCGATCTTCATCGTGATGGCCTCGGCGGTGTTCTCCTATTTCATCGTGCAGACCGGGCTGTCAGACGCGCTGGCGCGCGGGATGAAGGCGTCGGGCTATGGGCCGCTGGGGGTCATCCTGCTGATCTGCCTGGCCTATGTCGTGATGGGCTGTTTCCTGGACGGTATCGCGATGATCCTGATCACCGTGCCGATCCTGCTGCCGCTGGTGCTGTCCTACGGCATCGACCCCGTGTGGTTCGGCGTGCTGCTGGTGGTGCTGATCGAGATCGGGCTGGTCACGCCGCCGTTCGGCATGAACATCTTCGTCATCAAGGCGGTCAGCCGCGACCTGTCGGTGATCGACATCTATCGCGGCGCCATGAGCTTTCTGCCCGCGCCGCTGGTGCTGATCGCACTGATGATCGCTTGGCCGGACATGGTGCTGTGGCTGCCGTCGCTGCTGAAATAG
- a CDS encoding TRAP transporter small permease — MADAAIRRLARLCTWAAVAAILVMMAGTCWDILARQFFNRPLHGVVELVEITVLISAMLGLPEAFLRDEQIQIDLVDSMLSPRALAAVKAVTLLATVAFLALLAWVIWQPMLDARRFGDIKYDLGVRVWLLYALTLLALLVSLLTVLFRLWQALTGAESEKTA; from the coding sequence ATGGCCGACGCGGCAATCCGCAGGCTGGCGCGGCTCTGCACCTGGGCGGCGGTGGCGGCCATCCTTGTGATGATGGCCGGCACCTGCTGGGACATCCTGGCACGCCAGTTCTTCAACCGGCCGCTGCACGGCGTGGTCGAGCTGGTCGAGATCACCGTTCTGATCTCGGCCATGCTCGGCCTGCCCGAGGCCTTCCTGCGCGACGAGCAGATCCAGATCGACCTGGTGGACAGCATGCTGTCGCCGCGCGCGCTGGCCGCGGTCAAGGCCGTCACGCTGCTGGCGACGGTGGCGTTCCTGGCACTGCTGGCCTGGGTGATCTGGCAGCCGATGCTGGACGCGCGCCGCTTCGGCGACATCAAATACGACCTCGGCGTGCGGGTCTGGCTGCTTTACGCGCTGACGCTGCTGGCGCTGCTGGTGTCGCTGCTGACGGTGCTGTTCCGGCTGTGGCAGGCGCTGACCGGCGCGGAATCGGAGAAAACCGCATGA